One genomic region from Capra hircus breed San Clemente chromosome 6, ASM170441v1, whole genome shotgun sequence encodes:
- the ATP5I gene encoding ATP synthase subunit e, mitochondrial, with the protein MRSRRAPRLMTSPCVRTPGRASASASPRCSGPCGVLSGPNCASGARVTDKMVPPVQVSPLIKLGRYSALFLGMAYGAKRYNYLKPRAEEERRLAAEEKKKRDEQKRIERELAEAQEDTILK; encoded by the exons ATGCGGAGCCGCCGCGCGCCGCGCCTGATGACGTCGCCCTGCGTGCGCACGCCCGGCCGCGCCTCTGCGTCGGCGTCCCCGCGGTGTTCAGGGCCTTGCGGCGTCCTCTCCGGTCCGAATTGTGCTTCCGGTGCGAGGGTCACGGACAAGATGGTTCCGCCGGTGCAGGTCTCTCCGCTCATCAAG CTTGGCCGTTACTCCGCCCTGTTCCTCGGCATGGCCTACGGCGCCAAGCGCTACA ATTACCTGAAACCTCGGGCAGAAGAGGAGAGGAGGCTTGCAGCCGAGGAGAAGAAGAAGCGGGATGAGCAGAAGCGCATCGAGCGGGAGCTGGCGGAAG CCCAAGAGGACACCATATTGAAGTGA
- the MFSD7 gene encoding major facilitator superfamily domain-containing protein 7 isoform X1: MAGPAGGWSEPAPATSARSVLGGYRAYARRWVFLLVISLLSCSNATLWLSFAPVAGTIARHFLLSTEQLNWLSLVYLVVSIPSGVVAIWVLDSIGLRWATTLGAFLNFLGSVIRSMPSMVVGTQDPFVFLLGGQSICALAQTLVIFSPAKLAALWFPEHQRATANMIGTMSNPLGILVANLLSPILVKTEEDIPLMLGTYILPAGLTFLLATACLWESVPPTPPSVGAAQSTSLPFLAGLKLLTRNKAYITLAVCFGGGVGIFSSFSALLEQVLCVNGYSSEFAGLCGALFIMFGVLGAVALGLYVDRTKHFIEAVKIGLCLASLACVAFAVVSQLQGQTVVLAAVCSLLGFFGFAVAPVAMELAVECSFPVGEGAAAGLVFVLGQAEGVLIMVLLTSLTVRHAEPSVSTCRDGQGPLDWKVPMLLMAGLCVLFSCLLMLLFHTPYRRLQAEADASPSIQEDERPATAAALDHAPYLAATP; this comes from the exons CTGTGGCTCAGCTTCGCGCCCGTGGCTGGCACGATCGCCCGGCACTTCCTCCTCTCCACTGAGCAGCTCAACTGGCTGTCACTGGTGTACCTCGTGGTGTCCATCCCGTCCGGTGTGGTCGCCATCTGGGTTCTGGACTCCATTGGACTCCGCTGGGCG ACCACCCTCGGCGCGTTCCTGAACTTCTTAGGGAGCGTGATCCGCTCCATGCCCAGCATGGTTGTCGGCACCCAGGACCCGTTTGTCTTCCTCCTGGGTGGGCAGAGCATCTGCGCCCTGGCCCAGACCCTGGTCATCTTCTCTCCAGCCAAGCTGGCCGCCCTGTGGTTCCCTGAGCACCAGCGAGCCACAGCCAACATGATTGGCACCATGT CAAATCCCCTGGGTATTCTGGTGGCCAACCTGCTGTCTCCCATCCTGGTGAAGACGGAGGAGGACATCCCCTTGATG TTAGGCACCTACATCCTCCCTGCCGGCCTCACATTCTTGCTGGCCACTGCATGCCTCTGGGAGAgtgtgccccccaccccgccctctgTGGGGGCTGCCCAGTCCACCTCGCTGCCGTTCCTAGCCGGGCTGAAGCTG CTCACAAGGAACAAGGCCTACATCACCCTGGCCGTGTGCTTCGGGGGCGGCGTTGGCATCTTCTCCAGCTTCTCAGCCCTCCTGGAGCAGGTCCTCTGTGTGAACGGCTACTCCAGC GAATTTGCGGGCCTCTGTGGGGCTCTCTTCATCATGTTTGGAGTCTTGGGGGCAGTGGCTCTGGGCCTGTACGTGGACAGGACCAAGCACTTCATTGAGGCCGTCAAGATCGGCCTCTGCCTGGCGTCTCTGGCCTGCGTGGCCTTTGCGGTG GTGTCCCAGCTGCAGGGACAGACTGTCGTGCTGGCCGCCGTCTGCTCGCTGCTGGGCTTCTTTGGCTTCGCGGTGGCGCCCGTTGCCATGGAACTGGCGGTCGAGTGCTCCTTCCCCGTGGGTGAGGGCGCAGCCGCGGGCCTGGTCTTCGTGCTGGG GCAGGCCGAGGGCGTCCTCATCATGGTGCTGCTGACTTCCCTGACCGTGCGCCATGCGGAGCCGTCTGTCTCTACCTGCCGGGATGGCCAGGGCCCGCTGGACTGGAAGG TGCCCATGCTGCTGATGGCCGGCCTCTGCGTCCTCTTCAGCTGCCTCTTGATGCTCCTCTTCCACACCCCATACCGGCGCCTGCAGGCTGAGGCCGACGCCAGCCCCTCCATTCAGGAGGACGAACGCCCAGCAACCGCAGCAGCCCTGGACCATGCGCCCTACCTGGCAGCCACGCCCTGA